The Naumovozyma dairenensis CBS 421 chromosome 3, complete genome genome has a window encoding:
- the SUM1 gene encoding Sum1p (similar to Saccharomyces cerevisiae SUM1 (YDR310C); ancestral locus Anc_5.333), translating into MENFTVQNGFNSSSGMTDNNNNIDNNKETTTYHIQDQIATNETSNNCNETTNQAAENISIDSTNINNNTNELQPNSDAFSDNTDPKKEENQQENENPDSFKDEVNEISQKYKEIESLLLSKDKSWTTSIDELVKTLKTVSHNQSVLENKLEDAMKNQMNTDLLVNSINERLNTLSMSLKKNLIPSHTGALTINSAPHGTTSSSSTSRRGPGRPRKDARSQGSLLANNSIHLPTGSVKTSKSKRYFIDPGTNELASVPSSAHSNNNNTTTTAANASQTKPKKRRGRPPKQRTVETVIINDPVNGPHDQEEGDETVDSSMLDNTTIQSPVKKNKEDNNKGNKSTIATTTTDKSTLINGVHTDEEEEDVDYDESSVDEGNRTKRDRGNDEYTEGEEEEDEEEDEDDDDAQKSLKGLTSQNVAHAAAVHSEISRQQKELDKRRDDREKMLVNLKYNDRNSAKNFMDSNKQLLQAMKEEERRRRMTSIASDPNRPKNSRQSPNNYPNSNSTSMVINTNQNNMTNTSSSPNQVHLNDSQNNLPPNISVQHLSSQLQSLNDANVLLDDNAFSNFAHANNQHNSLASVSSSSSHPNPAGTVELNNTQIDAALAEFTKTTNFDHTKNQLATFESLANDVMQHQEDNKLPVHQLQSLSAPTTSGMIANESNTKDGLAQQHEQTMENKKRSRTLDETRDDDLNDEGQTNEEEDSEYLANSHSHMDFNDSSLPLRKKKRTYAPTVVASTVNDKEAQTALLVASPIELVCKDGFFYRRNMPQTPITTGTYLEFKFKHKEDELLKNGAAAGYRNDPLRKKYERNNAHFLKADIETETEFAFYILSKTTLTEKYVNSLEYFLMEFRWENKLIGLGLKLRESKRTWQRRKALFALFEFWRDQSVEKRGFPNYSMLHAVKEMENYRIFINRSVSWFYNHITLLKMILYDLCDNTDTQWREWMFPKGKVLPTLESEGVTPDNLNEAIDDVLGFDFLDDGTWNKEVKSSKVILPTSFDKSDSRDPSITNEPLGGLPSVPAQNIAQQVPEEQQKQQQQQQQQQQQQQQQQQHQQQEQKQHQMLESPHDNEETQVSSNDPTQGLVQVSITEEPTN; encoded by the coding sequence atGGAGAATTTTACCGTCCAAAACGGGTTTAATAGTAGTAGCGGAATGacagataataataataatattgacaataataaggaaacaacaacataCCATATCCAAGATCAAATAGCTACCAATGAAACTTCAAATAATTGTAATGAAACCACCAATCAAGCTGctgaaaatatttcaatagatagtactaatattaataataatactaatgaGTTACAACCAAATTCAGATGCCTTTTCTGATAACACCGACCccaagaaagaagaaaatcaacaagaaaatgagAATCCTGACTCATTCAAAGATGAAGTCAATGAAATATCACaaaaatacaaagaaaTAGAATCATTACTTCTATCAAAAGATAAATCATGGACTACATCCATAGATGAATTAGTGAAAACTTTAAAAACCGTATCTCACAATCAATCAGTCTTGGAAAATAAACTAGAAGACGCAATGAAGAATCAAATGAACACTGATCTTCTAGTCAATTCCATCAACGAAAGATTAAACACATTATCAATgtctttaaagaaaaatttaatccCGTCGCATACCGGTGCGTTAACAATAAATTCAGCTCCTCACGGTACtacttcatcatcttctacaTCTCGTCGTGGGCCAGGTAGACCAAGAAAAGATGCAAGATCTCAAGGTTCATTATTGGCAAATAATAGTATACATTTACCTACTGGGTCAGTGAAAACTTCTAAATCtaaaagatattttatCGACCCTGGAACTAATGAATTAGCATCTGTACCAAGTTCAGCccattcaaataataataataccactACAACAGCGGCAAACGCAAGTCAGACCAAACcgaagaaaagaagaggaagacCTCCTAAGCAAAGAACTGTAGAAACtgtcattattaatgatcCCGTTAATGGTCCCCATgatcaagaagaaggagaCGAAACTGTTGATTCATCCATGTTAGATAACACTACCATTCAATCGCCAgtgaaaaagaataaagaaGACAATAACAAAGGTAATAAATCTACTATCGCTACTACCACGACCGATAAATCTACCTTGATAAATGGTGTACATACggacgaagaagaagaagatgtcGATTATGATGAATCAAGTGTCGATGAAGGGAATAGAACGAAAAGAGATCGTGGGAATGATGAATATACTgaaggtgaagaagaagaagacgaggaagaggatgaagacgatgatgatgctcAAAAATCTTTGAAGGGTTTGACATCTCAAAATGTCGCCCATGCTGCTGCGGTACATTCCGAAATAAGTAGACAACAAAAGGAATTGGATAAAAGGAGAGATGATAGAGAGAAAATGCTAgttaatttgaaatataatgatagGAATAGTGCTAAGAATTTCATGGattcaaataaacaattattGCAAGCAATGAAAGAAGaggaaagaagaagaagaatgacCTCCATTGCAAGTGATCCAAATAGACCTAAAAATTCAAGGCAATCTCCTAACAATTATCCTAATTCAAACTCTACTAGCATGGTCATTAATACcaatcaaaataatatgacCAATACAAGTAGTAGTCCAAACCAAGTACATTTGAATGATTCTCAAAATAATTTGCCACCAAATATTAGTGTCCAACATTTATCTTCACAATTACAAAGTTTAAATGATGCAAACGTTTTATTAGATGATAATGCATTTAGTAATTTTGCTCATGCAAATAATCAACATAATTCTTTAGCAtcagtatcatcatcatcatcacaTCCAAATCCTGCAGGAACAGTTGAATTGAACAATACTCAAATAGATGCCGCTTTAGCTGAATTCACAAAAACTACGAATTTCGATCATACCAAGAATCAATTAGCTACTTTTGAATCATTGGCAAACGACGTTATGCAACAtcaagaagataataaattaccaGTCCATCAATTGCAATCTTTATCTGCGCCAACAACTTCAGGTATGATTGcaaatgaatcaaataCTAAAGATGGACTCGCACAACAGCATGAACAAACAATGGAAAATAAGAAACGTTCAAGAACATTAGATGAAACGCGTGACgatgatttaaatgatgaaggtcaaacaaatgaagaagaagattcaGAATATCTTGCAAATTCTCATTCTCATATGGATTTCAATGATAGTTCATTACCattaaggaaaaagaagagaacATATGCTCCCACGGTTGTGGCATCTACTGTCAATGATAAAGAAGCTCAAACTGCATTGTTGGTCGCTTCACCAATTGAATTGGTGTGTAAAGATGGGTTTTTCTATAGAAGAAATATGCCACAAACACCAATTACGACGGGGACTTATTTagaatttaaatttaaacataaagaagatgaattattgaaaaatggtgCAGCTGCAGGATATAGGAATGATCCATTAAGGAAGAAAtatgaaagaaataatgCTCATTTTTTGAAAGCTGATATTGAAACTGAAACTGAATTCGCTTTCTATATTTTAAGTAAGACTACATTGactgaaaaatatgttaaTTCActagaatattttttaatggaATTTAGATgggaaaataaattaattggATTAGGTTTGAAATTAAGAGAATCTAAAAGGACTTGGCAAAGAAGGAAGGCTTTATTTGCCCTTTTCGAATTTTGGAGAGATCAATCAGTAGAAAAAAGAGGATTCCCTAATTATTCTATGTTACATGCTGTtaaagaaatggaaaattatAGAATTTTCATAAATAGATCCGTATCATGGTTCTATAATCATATcacattattgaaaatgatctTATATGACCTTTGTGATAATACTGATACTCAATGGAGAGAATGGATGTTCCCTAAGGGTAAAGTGCTACCCACTTTAGAGTCTGAAGGTGTAACTCCtgataatttaaatgaagCTATTGATGACGTTTTAGGATTCGATTTCTTAGACGATGGTACATGGAATAAAGAAGTGAAATCTTCTAAAGTTATCCTACCCACGtcatttgataaatctGATTCTCGTGATCCATCCATTACTAATGAACCACTAGGGGGCTTACCATCGGTACCAGCACAAAATATTGCTCAACAAGTGCCGgaagaacaacaaaaacagcaacaacaacaacaacaacaacaacaacaacaacaacaacaacaacaacatcaacaacagGAACAAAAACAACATCAAATGCTAGAAAGTCCacatgataatgaagaaacaCAAGTATCGTCAAACGATCCAACCCAAGGATTGGTTCAAGTATCCATAACAGAAGAACCtacaaattaa
- the RRP3 gene encoding RNA-dependent ATPase RRP3 (similar to Saccharomyces cerevisiae RRP3 (YHR065C); ancestral locus Anc_5.337) translates to MSGKVDKKVQKKSSNNELTSLAAKIKIRALENQKKLKEQSEQESSKESEDEEQDENAKTNKRSHKSKQEEEDEDENSTSYETFETFSELNLVPELIQACKNLNYSKPTPIQSKSIPPALKGHDIIGLAQTGSGKTAAFAIPILNSLWHDQQPYYACILAPTRELAQQIKETFDSLGSLMGVRSVCIVGGMNMMDQARDLMRKPHVIIATPGRLMDHLENTKGFSLRKLKYLVMDEADRLLDMEFGPVLDRILKILPTQGRTTYLFSATMTSKIDKLQRASLTNPVKCAVSNKYQTVDTLVQTLIVVPGGLKNTFLIYLLNEYIGKSTIIFTRTKANAERISGLCNLLEFNATALHGDLNQNQRTGALDLFKAGRKTILVATDVAARGLDIPSVDIVINYDIPVDSKSYIHRVGRTARAGRSGKSISLVSQYDLELILRIEEVLGKKLPKETVDKEMILTLRDSVDKADGEVIMELNRRNKEKVARGRGGRRGRMQSRQNMDRGD, encoded by the coding sequence ATGTCTGGGAAAGTAGATAAGAAAGTACAGAAAAAGTCTTCAAACAATGAACTGACTTCATTAGCTGcgaaaatcaaaataagAGCCTTAGAAAACCAAAAGAAACTGAAAGAACAATCAGAACAAGAATCTTCGAAAGAGAGCGAGGATGAGGAACAGGATGAAAATGccaaaacaaataaaagaagtcataaatcaaaacaagaagaagaagatgaagatgaaaattcAACAAGTTACGAAACGTTTGAAACATTCTCGGAACTAAACCTAGTACCAGAATTAATTCAAGCTtgtaaaaatttgaattattccAAACCAACTCCAATTCAATCCAAATCCATCCCTCCAGCATTGAAAGGGCATGATATTATCGGTTTAGCACAAACTGGTTCAGGTAAAACTGCAGCATTCGCCATTCCGATCTTAAATAGTTTATGGCATGATCAACAACCATATTATGCCTGTATCTTGGCACCTACCAGAGAATTGGCCCAACAAATCAAGGAAACTTTTGATTCATTAGGATCACTCATGGGAGTCAGATCAGTTTGTATTGTTGGTGGTATGAATATGATGGATCAAGCTCGTGATCTAATGAGGAAACCACATGTTATTATCGCTACTCCAGGTAGATTAATGGATCATTTAGAAAATACAAAGGGGTTTTCACtaagaaaattgaaatatttagtTATGGATGAAGCTGATAGATTACTAGATATGGAATTCGGTCCTGTTTTAGATCGAATCTTGAAAATTCTTCCTACTCAGGGGAGAACCACATACTTGTTTTCTGCAACTATGACTTCAAAGattgataaattacaaagagCAAGTTTGACAAATCCTGTCAAATGTGCAGTGTCTAATAAATATCAAACAGTTGATACATTGGTTCAAACCTTGATTGTGGTACCTGGTGGTTTGAAAAACacatttttaatatatctgTTGAATGAATACATTGGGAAAAGTACGATTATATTTACAAGAACGAAGGCAAATGCGGAAAGAATATCAGGGCTATGTAACTTGCTTGAATTCAATGCTACCGCATTGCATGGTGatttaaatcaaaatcaaagaacCGGTGCCTTAGATTTATTTAAAGCAGGAAGAAAGACTATTCTTGTAGCCACCGATGTTGCTGCTAGAGGGTTAGATATTCCGTCCGttgatattgttattaattatGATATCCCAGTTGATTCTAAATCCTATATTCATCGTGTGGGGAGAACTGCAAGAGCTGGTAGATCAGGTAAATCTATATCGCTAGTTTCTCAATATGATTTAGAATTGATCTtaagaattgaagaagtttTAGGTAAAAAATTACCAAAAGAAACTGTTGATAAAGAGATGATATTGACTTTAAGAGACTCTGTTGATAAAGCTGATGGTGAAGTTATTATGGAATTaaatagaagaaataaagaGAAAGTTGCTAGAGGGAGAGGtggaagaagaggaagaatGCAATCGAGACAAAACATGGATAGAGGCGATTAA
- the NDAI0C04300 gene encoding cyclin family protein (similar to Saccharomyces cerevisiae PCL5 (YHR071W); ancestral locus Anc_5.347) — protein MQQVTPKYSVTSYSKLIFPTPRSCKSTQTKTSSNNIHSQQTSTPPSSPTSYSSKLDQKTLESIPLTLFTNKIASFLSETAKKYSTTRINNDVQSLKSFINEITKRSKSKRNILLLATYYFQKLYTSLSTCPVSTIPEFAFCAKRSFLTCIIIAHKYLNDSTFSMESWSLISGLNKKALSTIERWCLGKLDYNLFVDDLQFGSWQRKCLFQLPQTANLLNKKRSAEVCVADDIVSMKRLHC, from the coding sequence ATGCAACAAGTTACTCCAAAATACTCAGTTACATCATACTCAAAGCTTATCTTTCCTACTCCACGGTCCTGTAAATCTACCCAAACAAAAACaagtagtaataatattcattcaCAACAAACATCCACTCCCCCATCATCACCTACATCATATTCATCCAAATTAGATCAAAAAACATTAGAATCAATCCCATTAACGCTATTTACCAACAAAATCGCATCATTCCTCTCAGAAACAGCAAAGAAATACTCCACAACGAGAATAAACAACGATGTACaatcattaaaatcattCATCAACGAAATTACGAAAAGATCGAAAAGTAAAAGAAACATACTCCTCCTAGCAACGtattatttccaaaaattataCACATCATTATCAACGTGTCCAGTCTCTACAATCCCAGAATTTGCATTCTGCGCTAAAAGATCATTCCTAACATGCATAATCATAGCTcataaatatttgaatgattctACATTTTCAATGGAATCATGGTCCCTCATTAGTGGATTGAATAAGAAGGCACTTTCCACCATTGAAAGATGGTGTTTGGGCAAATTGGATTACAATTTGTTCGTTGATGATTTGCAATTCGGTAGTTGGCAAAGAAAATGTCTCTTTCAGTTACCTCAAACCGctaatttattgaataagAAAAGATCTGCTGAAGTATGCGTCGCTGATGACATTGTTTCTATGAAAAGATTACACTGTTAA
- the GIC2 gene encoding Gic2p (similar to Saccharomyces cerevisiae GIC2 (YDR309C) and GIC1 (YHR061C); ancestral locus Anc_5.331), protein MHQPTKININHSRMNSIWIDEDQEAEKIYTFQTHRFSESDDEDEALGVALLNSDQPVLGSKRNISLPPLLSFSSTDDSLSFDSSDNSLFDSPIKKSPAKRFISLFNIKQPVVAPKKMHITTPFGFQHISHGSFKPTSPDETGLTSNTKYNGQSTPTTPTPSYPLNCAFRTESIPDTSYNSDHTSIQSRSRSITPIQLNSSKKCVRYKSCKRQKPLQMPISARNVPNLNEASNTRPVILPPARNPTRLLKSKLKENTNSYEDISPDFLKEYDFPSLLENYTEADNLDDDPFYLTPKTPK, encoded by the coding sequence ATGCATCAACCTACAAAAATCAACATAAATCACTCTCGAATGAACTCAATATGGATCGATGAAGATCAAGAAGCAGAAAAGATCTATACATTCCAAACACATCGGTTTTCCGAATCTGATGACGAAGACGAAGCTTTAGGCGTAGCTTTACTTAATAGCGATCAGCCTGTACTGGGAagtaaaagaaatattagcTTGCCTCCACTGTtgtctttttcttcaacagATGACTCACTGTCTTTTGATTCATCAGATAATTCCTTGTTTGACTCTCCAATAAAGAAGTCTCCAGCGAAACGTTTCATATCATTGTTCAATATTAAACAACCTGTCGTCGCTCCGAAGAAGATGCATATCACAACCCCATTTGGCTTCCAACACATATCACATGGATCCTTCAAACCAACATCCCCAGATGAAACCGGTCTTACTTCTAATACAAAGTATAATGGGCAATCGACACCAACCACTCCAACTCCTTCTTACCCTTTAAATTGTGCTTTCAGAACAGAATCAATACCGGACACAAGCTACAATTCTGATCATACATCAATCCAAAGTAGAAGTCGTTCTATAACACCAATACAACTAAATTCATCTAAGAAATGCGTGAGATATAAGTCTTGTAAAAGACAGAAACCATTACAAATGCCCATTTCTGCACGAAATGTGCCAAATTTAAATGAGGCGTCAAATACTCGTCCAGTAATTCTTCCACCAGCCCGTAATCCAACACGTTTACTGAAGAGTAAACTGAAGGAGAATACAAACTCTTATGAAGATATTTCACCTGACTTCTTGAAAGAATATGACTTTCCTTCATTACTAGAAAATTACACAGAAGCAGATAATCTAGATGATGACCCATTTTACCTCACTCCCAAAACACCAAAGTAA
- the IPK1 gene encoding inositol pentakisphosphate 2-kinase (similar to Saccharomyces cerevisiae IPK1 (YDR315C); ancestral locus Anc_5.342): MEIIGKGNANILIRFPNENDDKNDEYLYRFCIRPFQSLESYNSYTMTNHEFIKRELVPLLGEEYVCSLELVSLPICDDLKRILGPYCKSFITKNMIPASDSIMGLKVLNLKPSRLSMDILQEDHQLKVYVDATGDKIVLEVKPKWLYNPDTLGFCRNCVHNSFKKRENIKYCMASMVKARTHHQVNIMDLFHENTVKCLPEIFIDDLNNYFQNDDNVLKRLYYLQRNLSDKTVSIEKINSDDDVTTGLMILMILRDVTVFISWDKQDGDTDGNHISSHIIDLDLKPRSKWKHWQETERLLSKQSNNNNNNNCILHSNV, translated from the coding sequence ATGGAAATAATAGGGAAGGGCAATGCTAATATCCTAATCCGGTTCCCCAATGAGAACGACGATAAGAACGATGAATATCTCTATAGATTTTGTATAAGACCATTTCAATCATTAGAATCGTATAATTCATATACCATGACGAATCACGAATTTATCAAGAGGGAATTGGTTCCATTGTTGGGCGAAGAGTATGTTTGTTCCTTGGAATTAGTCTCTCTTCCCATTTgtgatgatttgaaaagaatttTAGGACCATATtgtaaatcatttattacTAAAAATATGATACCTGCAAGTGATTCTATTATGGGGTTGAAGgttttaaatttgaagcCAAGTCGACTTTCTATGGATATATTGCAGGAAGATCATCAACTGAAAGTTTATGTTGATGCTACTGGCGACAAGATAGTATTAGAAGTTAAGCCTAAATGGTTGTACAACCCCGATACCCTGGGGTTCTGCCGAAATTGTGTTCATAACAGTTTTAAGAAAAGAgagaatattaaatattgtaTGGCAAGCATGGTTAAAGCTCGAACTCATCATCAAGTCAACATTATGGATTTATTTCATGAGAATACGGTGAAATGTTTACCTGAGATATTCattgatgatttgaataactattttcaaaatgatgataatgtacttaaaagattatattatttgcaGAGGAATTTGAGTGATAAGACGGtatctattgaaaaaataaatagtgatgatgatgtgACAACTGgattaatgattttaatgatattgagAGATGTAACGGTTTTCATTTCATGGGATAAACAAGATGGTGACACTGACGGCAATCATATATCTAGTCACATCATTGATTTAGATTTAAAACCGAGATCCAAATGGAAACATTGGCAGGAAACTGAGCGTTTATTATCGAAACAgtccaataataataataataataattgtatTTTACATAGCAACGTGTAG
- the SSF2 gene encoding rRNA-binding ribosome biosynthesis protein (similar to Saccharomyces cerevisiae SSF2 (YDR312W) and SSF1 (YHR066W); ancestral locus Anc_5.338), with protein MAKRRTKKRTHVQQTEEDLKGIPKSMVIRVGQTSLSNHSLNQLVKDFRQIMQPHTAIKLKERKSNKLKDFVVMCGPLGVSHLFIFTQSEKTGNVSLKIARTPQGPTITFQVTDYSLGRDIKKYLRRPKSLNKEDVLDPPLLVLNGFNTIKKKDDESNAAKENAEKVVVSMFQNIFPPLNPARTQLNTIKRVFMINKDQETGEITMRHYFIDIKDVDISKNLNRLYKSKHNLSKSVPNLHRKEDISSLILDHDLNAYTSESEVDDDAIVRVVDKKDIRGKNINMVQKKQSSPENNDEDGDINMDGNAIEENHDEEESIVKKVVVEDDTPVVPRKKAIRLTELGPRLTLKLVKIEEGICSGKVLHHEFVEKSSAEVRILEKRHAAKMKLKEERKKEQEANIAKKKAVKEAKKQRKLERRKARELEQENEDGENKQSVESSDESDSDSSDHYSDVPEDLDSDLYSDVE; from the coding sequence ATGGCTAAAAGAAGAACTAAAAAGAGAACTCATGTTCAACAAACAGAGGAAGACCTAAAGGGCATCCCAAAATCCATGGTCATTAGAGTTGGTCAAACCTCTCTAAGTAACCATTCTTTGAACCAATTGGTCAAAGATTTCCGTCAAATCATGCAACCTCATACTGCGATAAAGTTAAAAGAACgtaaatcaaataaattaaaggaTTTCGTCGTTATGTGTGGTCCATTAGGTGTTTCTCatcttttcatcttcactCAATCTGAAAAGACCGGGAATGTCTCTTTGAAGATTGCAAGAACTCCACAAGGTCCTACTATTACTTTCCAAGTTACGGATTATTCCTTAGGTAGAGATATCAAAAAGTATTTAAGAAGAccaaaatcattaaataaagaagatgtGTTAGATCCACCATTGTTAGTGTTGAATGGATTTAATACaattaagaagaaagatgatgaaagtaACGCTGCCAAGGAAAATGCTGAAAAAGTTGTCGTTTCCatgtttcaaaatattttcccACCTTTAAATCCTGCCAGAACTCAATTAAATACCATAAAGAGGGTATTTATGATTAATAAAGATCAAGAAACTGGCGAGATTACTATGCGTCATTActttattgatattaaagaTGTAGATATTTCCAAGAATTTGAATAGGCTCTATAAATCCAAACATAATTTGAGTAAATCAGTGCCGAATTTACATAGAAAGGAAGATATTTCCTCTTTAATTTTAGACCATGATTTAAATGCTTACACATCAGAATCTGAAgtcgatgatgatgctatTGTCAGAGTTGTTGataaaaaagatataagGGGGAAAAACATTAATATGGttcaaaagaaacaatcAAGTccagaaaataatgatgaagatggagATATAAATATGGATGGTAATgccattgaagaaaatcacgacgaagaagaatcaaTAGTGAAGaaagttgttgttgaagatgatacACCTGTTGTTCCACGTAAGAAGGCCATTAGATTAACTGAATTGGGACCAAGATTGACATTAAAATTAGTTAAGATCGAAGAAGGTATTTGCTCAGGTAAAGTCTTACATCATGAGTTTGTCGAAAAGAGTAGCGCAGAAGTTAGAATTCTTGAAAAGAGACACGCTGcaaagatgaaattaaaggaagaaagaaagaaagaacaagaagcaAATATTGCTAAGAAGAAAGCCGTAAAGGAGGCTAAGAAACAACGTAAACTAGAGAGAAGGAAAGCAAGAGAAttagaacaagaaaatgaagacGGAGAAAACAAACAATCAGTAGAAAGTAGTGATGAAAGTGATAGTGATAGTAGTGATCATTACAGTGATGTTCCAGAAGATTTGGACAGTGATCTATATAGCGACGTTGAATAA
- the OMS1 gene encoding putative RNA methyltransferase (similar to Saccharomyces cerevisiae OMS1 (YDR316W); ancestral locus Anc_5.344), with protein MRSFSSSITKLHYLNGINSQRSSLIISSRIPYLSQNRCRYKSTLSSRYDASINRRNNTKKPTTKEEIAREKYEEMLKSPYRIVRWGAFVRSDSFSKKLTKYLIVLYIIFLVNGVQYMKKMYSKEKELERLIKKRDEEGGCNEFELLRIKELNGKLRTRDVLKLKEYRRLQEEENVSNLDGIVLDNNDENKLNEMILPARDTTEFYEHKAEEYDKSISFEERMIGMGKRRKWLMKHCHGDVLEVSSGTGRNIKYINPEKISSITFLDSSEKMMEITVEKFKKRFPWYKKVAFVVGKAENLLNLAGQKMIDDDIKKVNDIQPEQPDVKVKYDTIIETFGLCSHEDPVKALNNFSKLLKPGGRVILLEHGRGEYDFINKILDKRSEKRLKTWGCRWNLDLGEILDDSELEIVEEKRSHLGTTWCIVAKHKGDSKKKEEIGFLEKYFSSAVKNKIEAASTSVPVNDKN; from the coding sequence ATGCGTTCATTTTCCTCATCCATCACCAAACTACACTATTTGAATGGCATCAATAGTCAAAGATCTTCTCTTATCATATCGTCGAGGATCCCATATCTCAGTCAAAACAGATGCCGATATAAAAGCACACTGTCTTCGCGATACGATGCATCCATTAACAGAAGGAATAACACGAAGAAACCCACCACTAAAGAGGAGATTGCGAGGGAGAAATATGAGGAAATGTTGAAATCACCATATAGGATTGTTAGGTGGGGTGCCTTTGTTAGATCagattcattttctaaGAAATTGACTAAATATTTGATcgttttatatattatctttttgGTTAATGGTGTTcaatatatgaaaaaaatgtattCCAAAGAGAAGGAATTAGAACGGTTGATTAAGAAACgtgatgaagaaggtgGATGTAACGAGTTTGAGTTGTTACGGATTAAAGAGTTGAATGGGAAATTAAGGACAAGAgatgttttgaaattgaaagaatataGAAGGCTacaagaggaagaaaatgtGAGTAATTTGGATGGGATTGTGttggataataatgatgaaaataaattaaatgaaatgattCTACCAGCTCGTGATACTACTGAATTTTATGAACATAAAGCTgaagaatatgataaaAGTatatcatttgaagaaaggATGATTGGTATGGGTAAGAGACGGAAATGGTTAATGAAACATTGTCATGGAGATGTTTTAGAAGTCTCCAGTGGGACTGGTAGGAACATCAAGTATATAAACCCTGAAAAGATTAGTTCAATAACCTTCTTGGACTCATCTGAGAAAATGATGGAAATCActgttgaaaaatttaaaaaaagatTTCCTTGGTATAAAAAAGTTGCCTTTGTTGTAGGAAAAGCTGAGAATCTATTGAATCTAGCGGGGCAAAAGATGATTGACGATGATATCAAAAAAGTGAACGACATACAACCGGAACAACCAGATGTGAAAGTAAAATATGATACAATTATTGAAACGTTTGGATTATGTTCTCATGAAGATCCAGTGAAGGCATTGAATAACTTTTCCAAGTTATTAAAACCAGGTGGTAGGGTCATATTATTAGAACATGGAAGAGGAgaatatgattttattaataagaTACTGGACAAGAGATCTGAAAAAAGGTTAAAGACCTGGGGTTGTAGATGGAATTTGGATCTTGGTGAAATATTAGATGATTCTGAGCTAGAAATTGTGGAAGAGAAAAGATCACATTTGGGTACTACATGGTGTATCGTTGCTAAGCACAAGGGTGACTCtaagaagaaggaagagATTGGATTTCTTGAGAAATATTTCTCTTCAGCGGTCAAGAACAAAATTGAAGCTGCTTCTACTTCTGTACCTgtaaatgataaaaactAA